One part of the Candidatus Anaeroferrophillus wilburensis genome encodes these proteins:
- the rpmG gene encoding 50S ribosomal protein L33, which yields MMRDLIILTCGDCKRRNYTTTRNKKQNPEKLQVKKYCRFCQTHTLHKESK from the coding sequence ATTATGCGAGACTTGATTATACTGACTTGTGGTGATTGTAAAAGGCGTAATTATACCACGACAAGAAATAAAAAACAAAATCCCGAAAAGTTGCAGGTAAAGAAATACTGCCGTTTTTGTCAAACGCATACGTTGCACAAGGAAAGCAAGTAG